One genomic window of Oncorhynchus clarkii lewisi isolate Uvic-CL-2024 chromosome 5, UVic_Ocla_1.0, whole genome shotgun sequence includes the following:
- the LOC139409328 gene encoding dynamin-3-like isoform X1 produces MVLSVQIQVVDSRTGTVAMGNRGMEELIPLVNRLQDAFSTIGQSCNLDLPQIAVVGGQSAGKSSVLENFVGRDFLPRGSGIVTRRPLVLQLISASTEYAEFLHCKGKMFSDFQEVRQEIEAETVRLTGTNKGVSPVPINLRVYSPHVLNLTLVDLPGITKVPVGDQPADIEYQVRDMIMQFICKDNCLVLAVTPANMDLANSDALKLAKDVDPQGLRTIGVITKLDLMDEGTDARHILENRLLPLRRGYIGVVNRSQKDIDGRKDIKAALAAERKFFLSHPAYRHMADSMGTPYLQRVLNQQLTNHIRDCLPVFRSCLQSQLLALDKEAEEYKHYRADDPARKTKALLLLMQQFAADFEKRIEGSGDQVDTIELSGGAKINRIFHERFPFELVKMEFDERELRREISYAIKNIHGIRTGLFTPDQAFEAIVRRQIIKLKGPCIKCVDMVIQELINTVRQCTTKLGSYPRLREETERIVTTNIRDRESQAKDQVLLLIDVQVAYINTNHEDFIGFANAQQRSAQTNKKSIAGNQGVQPVSSLIVIRKGWLTVNNISIIKGGAKEYWFVLTAESLSWFKDDEEKEKKYMLPLDNLKLRDVEKSFMSSKHAYAIFNTEQRNVYKDYRFLELACSSQEEQDSWKASLLRAGVYPEKVTVDGECSGSSDSFSMDPQLERQVETIRNLVDSYMNIVYKAIRDLMPKTIMHLMINNVKLYIGSDLLVQLYSLAEKCVLMDESPEQEQRREEVLRTHSALKEALAIIGDISTSTSSTPLPPPVDSSWLHGAPETSCRSPSPTAIASKRIAAAPRALPSTRGPAPMAPPVPSRAAPHGPISNHADTTQSPPTGLIRPPPNVPRRHPPAVPTKPLH; encoded by the exons ATGGTGTTGTCTGTACAAATTCAGGTGGTTGACAGTCGGACGGGCACTGTCGCCATGGGCAACCGGGGGATGGAGGAGCTGATCCCCTTGGTGAATAGGCTCCAGGACGCCTTCAGCACCATTGGCCAGAGCTGCAACCTAGACCTGCCGCAGATAGCGGTCGTTGGCGGTCAGAGCGCAGGCAAGAGCTCTGTCCTGGAGAACTTTGTGGGCAG ggaCTTCCTCCCCCGGGGTTCTGGCATTGTCACCCGCAGACCCTTGGTCCTCCAGCTCATCTCTGCCAgcacag AGTATGCAGAGTTTCTCCACTGTAAGGGGAAGATGTTTTCAGACTTTCAGGAAGTTCGCCAGGAGATCgaagcagagacagtgagacTCACTGGAACCAATAAGGGCGTCTCTCCTGTCCCCATCAACCTACGAGTTTATTCCCCTCACG TGTTGAACCTGACCCTGGTGGATCTGCCTGGCATTACCAAAGTGCCTGTAGGAGACCAGCCGGCTGATATAGAGTACCAG GTGAGGGACATGATCATGCAGTTTATCTGTAAAGACAACTGTCTGGTCTTGGCTGTGACTCCAGCTAACATGGACCTGGCCAACTCTGACGCTCTCAAACTGGCCAAGGATGTGGACCCTCAGG GCCTGCGGACCATAGGGGTGATCACTAAGTTGGATCTGATGGACGAGGGAACGGATGCCCGGCACATACTGGAGAACAGGTTACTGCCACTACGCAGAG gttaTATCGGGGTGGTGAATCGTAGTCAGAAGGACATTGATGGGAGAAAGGACATTAAGGCAGCTCTGGCTGCAGAGAGGAAGTTCTTCCTGTCTCACCCTGCATACAGACACATGGCTGACAGCATGGGTACCCCCTACCTACAGAGAGTCCTGAACCAG CAACTGACCAATCACATCCGAGACTGTCTGCCAGTGTTCCGCAGTTGTCTCCAGAGCCAGCTCCTAGCGCTGGATAAAGAGGCTGAGGAGTACAAACACTACAGAGCTGACGACCCAGCACGCAAGACAAAGGCCCTACTACT GCTGATGCAGCAGTTTGCAGCCGACTTTGAGAAGCGTATTGAGGGCTCAGGAGACCAGGTGGACACTATAGAACTGTCAGGAGGAGCCAAGATCAACCGCATATTCCACGAACGCTTCCCCTTCGAACTGGTCAAG ATGGAATTTGATGAGAGGGAACTTCGGCGGGAGATCAGCTATGCCATCAAGAACATCCACGGcatcag GACAGGTTTGTTTACTCCAGACCAGGCGTTTGAGGCCATAGTGAGGAGACAGATAATCAAGCTGAAGGGTCCCTGTATTAAATGTGTGGACATGGTCATCCAGGAGCTGATCAACACTGTACGCCAATGCACCACCAAG TTGGGCTCCTATCCAAGACTGCGAGAGGAGACGGAGAGAATCGTTACCACAAACATCCGGGACAGAGAGAGTCAAGCTAAagaccag GTCCTGCTGCTAATCGATGTACAGGTGGCCTACATCAACACTAACCATGAGGACTTCATTGGCTTCGCTAA tgcgCAGCAGAGGAGCGCTCAGACTAATAAGAAGAGCATTGCAGGAAACCAG GGTGTGCAACCAGTCTCCAGTCTAATA GTCATCCGTAAGGGCTGGCTGACCGTCAACAACATCAGTATCATCAAGGGCGGTGCGAAGGAGTACTGGTTCGTCCTGACCGCTGAGAGCCTGTCCTGGTTCAAGGATGATGAG gagaaagagaagaagtaCATGTTACCATTGGACAACCTGAAGCTGAGAGACGTGGAGAAGAGCTTCATGTCCAGTAAACATGCCTACGCCATCTTCAACACcgaacagag GAATGTGTATAAGGACTACAGGTTCCTGGAGCTGGCGTGTAGCTCTCAGGAGGAGCAAGACAGCTGGAAGGCTTCTCTGCTGAGGGCCGGAGTCTATCCTGAGAAAGTCACT GTGGATGGGGAGTGTAGTGGTTCTAGTGATAGTTTCTCTATGGACCCTCAGTTGGAGCGTCAGGTAGAGACCATACGGAACCTGGTGGACTCCTACATGAACATCGTTTACAAAGCCATCAGAGACCTCATGCCCAAGACTATCATGCACCTCATGATCAATAAC gtGAAGTTGTATATTGGTAGTGATCTCCTGGTGCAGCTCTACTCTCTAGCAGAGAAGTGTGTGTTGATGGATGAGTCTCCagaacaggagcagaggagagaggaggtgctgAGGACTCACTCTGCCCTGAAAGAGGCTCTGGCCATCATAGGAGacatctctacctccacctcctctactcctctacctcctcctgtcGACTCCTCCTGGCTGCATGGAGCCCCTGAGACCAGctgcag GTCTCCCAGTCCTACAGCTATAGCTTCTAAGCGTATAGCCGCTGCTCCTAGAGCCTTGCCCTCCACCAGAGGCCCCGCCCCCATGGCCCCACCAGTCCCCTCACGCGCCGCACCCCATGGACCAATCAGCAATCACGCTGAtaccacccagtctccacccaccGGACTCATCAGACCCCCCCCTAATGTACCCAG
- the LOC139409328 gene encoding dynamin-2-like isoform X2, whose protein sequence is MVLSVQIQVVDSRTGTVAMGNRGMEELIPLVNRLQDAFSTIGQSCNLDLPQIAVVGGQSAGKSSVLENFVGRDFLPRGSGIVTRRPLVLQLISASTEYAEFLHCKGKMFSDFQEVRQEIEAETVRLTGTNKGVSPVPINLRVYSPHVLNLTLVDLPGITKVPVGDQPADIEYQVRDMIMQFICKDNCLVLAVTPANMDLANSDALKLAKDVDPQGLRTIGVITKLDLMDEGTDARHILENRLLPLRRGYIGVVNRSQKDIDGRKDIKAALAAERKFFLSHPAYRHMADSMGTPYLQRVLNQQLTNHIRDCLPVFRSCLQSQLLALDKEAEEYKHYRADDPARKTKALLLLMQQFAADFEKRIEGSGDQVDTIELSGGAKINRIFHERFPFELVKMEFDERELRREISYAIKNIHGIRTGLFTPDQAFEAIVRRQIIKLKGPCIKCVDMVIQELINTVRQCTTKLGSYPRLREETERIVTTNIRDRESQAKDQVLLLIDVQVAYINTNHEDFIGFANAQQRSAQTNKKSIAGNQVIRKGWLTVNNISIIKGGAKEYWFVLTAESLSWFKDDEEKEKKYMLPLDNLKLRDVEKSFMSSKHAYAIFNTEQRNVYKDYRFLELACSSQEEQDSWKASLLRAGVYPEKVTVDGECSGSSDSFSMDPQLERQVETIRNLVDSYMNIVYKAIRDLMPKTIMHLMINNVKLYIGSDLLVQLYSLAEKCVLMDESPEQEQRREEVLRTHSALKEALAIIGDISTSTSSTPLPPPVDSSWLHGAPETSCRSPSPTAIASKRIAAAPRALPSTRGPAPMAPPVPSRAAPHGPISNHADTTQSPPTGLIRPPPNVPRRHPPAVPTKPLH, encoded by the exons ATGGTGTTGTCTGTACAAATTCAGGTGGTTGACAGTCGGACGGGCACTGTCGCCATGGGCAACCGGGGGATGGAGGAGCTGATCCCCTTGGTGAATAGGCTCCAGGACGCCTTCAGCACCATTGGCCAGAGCTGCAACCTAGACCTGCCGCAGATAGCGGTCGTTGGCGGTCAGAGCGCAGGCAAGAGCTCTGTCCTGGAGAACTTTGTGGGCAG ggaCTTCCTCCCCCGGGGTTCTGGCATTGTCACCCGCAGACCCTTGGTCCTCCAGCTCATCTCTGCCAgcacag AGTATGCAGAGTTTCTCCACTGTAAGGGGAAGATGTTTTCAGACTTTCAGGAAGTTCGCCAGGAGATCgaagcagagacagtgagacTCACTGGAACCAATAAGGGCGTCTCTCCTGTCCCCATCAACCTACGAGTTTATTCCCCTCACG TGTTGAACCTGACCCTGGTGGATCTGCCTGGCATTACCAAAGTGCCTGTAGGAGACCAGCCGGCTGATATAGAGTACCAG GTGAGGGACATGATCATGCAGTTTATCTGTAAAGACAACTGTCTGGTCTTGGCTGTGACTCCAGCTAACATGGACCTGGCCAACTCTGACGCTCTCAAACTGGCCAAGGATGTGGACCCTCAGG GCCTGCGGACCATAGGGGTGATCACTAAGTTGGATCTGATGGACGAGGGAACGGATGCCCGGCACATACTGGAGAACAGGTTACTGCCACTACGCAGAG gttaTATCGGGGTGGTGAATCGTAGTCAGAAGGACATTGATGGGAGAAAGGACATTAAGGCAGCTCTGGCTGCAGAGAGGAAGTTCTTCCTGTCTCACCCTGCATACAGACACATGGCTGACAGCATGGGTACCCCCTACCTACAGAGAGTCCTGAACCAG CAACTGACCAATCACATCCGAGACTGTCTGCCAGTGTTCCGCAGTTGTCTCCAGAGCCAGCTCCTAGCGCTGGATAAAGAGGCTGAGGAGTACAAACACTACAGAGCTGACGACCCAGCACGCAAGACAAAGGCCCTACTACT GCTGATGCAGCAGTTTGCAGCCGACTTTGAGAAGCGTATTGAGGGCTCAGGAGACCAGGTGGACACTATAGAACTGTCAGGAGGAGCCAAGATCAACCGCATATTCCACGAACGCTTCCCCTTCGAACTGGTCAAG ATGGAATTTGATGAGAGGGAACTTCGGCGGGAGATCAGCTATGCCATCAAGAACATCCACGGcatcag GACAGGTTTGTTTACTCCAGACCAGGCGTTTGAGGCCATAGTGAGGAGACAGATAATCAAGCTGAAGGGTCCCTGTATTAAATGTGTGGACATGGTCATCCAGGAGCTGATCAACACTGTACGCCAATGCACCACCAAG TTGGGCTCCTATCCAAGACTGCGAGAGGAGACGGAGAGAATCGTTACCACAAACATCCGGGACAGAGAGAGTCAAGCTAAagaccag GTCCTGCTGCTAATCGATGTACAGGTGGCCTACATCAACACTAACCATGAGGACTTCATTGGCTTCGCTAA tgcgCAGCAGAGGAGCGCTCAGACTAATAAGAAGAGCATTGCAGGAAACCAG GTCATCCGTAAGGGCTGGCTGACCGTCAACAACATCAGTATCATCAAGGGCGGTGCGAAGGAGTACTGGTTCGTCCTGACCGCTGAGAGCCTGTCCTGGTTCAAGGATGATGAG gagaaagagaagaagtaCATGTTACCATTGGACAACCTGAAGCTGAGAGACGTGGAGAAGAGCTTCATGTCCAGTAAACATGCCTACGCCATCTTCAACACcgaacagag GAATGTGTATAAGGACTACAGGTTCCTGGAGCTGGCGTGTAGCTCTCAGGAGGAGCAAGACAGCTGGAAGGCTTCTCTGCTGAGGGCCGGAGTCTATCCTGAGAAAGTCACT GTGGATGGGGAGTGTAGTGGTTCTAGTGATAGTTTCTCTATGGACCCTCAGTTGGAGCGTCAGGTAGAGACCATACGGAACCTGGTGGACTCCTACATGAACATCGTTTACAAAGCCATCAGAGACCTCATGCCCAAGACTATCATGCACCTCATGATCAATAAC gtGAAGTTGTATATTGGTAGTGATCTCCTGGTGCAGCTCTACTCTCTAGCAGAGAAGTGTGTGTTGATGGATGAGTCTCCagaacaggagcagaggagagaggaggtgctgAGGACTCACTCTGCCCTGAAAGAGGCTCTGGCCATCATAGGAGacatctctacctccacctcctctactcctctacctcctcctgtcGACTCCTCCTGGCTGCATGGAGCCCCTGAGACCAGctgcag GTCTCCCAGTCCTACAGCTATAGCTTCTAAGCGTATAGCCGCTGCTCCTAGAGCCTTGCCCTCCACCAGAGGCCCCGCCCCCATGGCCCCACCAGTCCCCTCACGCGCCGCACCCCATGGACCAATCAGCAATCACGCTGAtaccacccagtctccacccaccGGACTCATCAGACCCCCCCCTAATGTACCCAG